In a single window of the Streptacidiphilus sp. P02-A3a genome:
- a CDS encoding serine hydrolase: MDSLRMIENWPVPTAAVAVVRRDGTLAGTRGPQRHPFRLASVTKPLTAYAVLVAVQEGALELDDPAGPAGSTVRHLLAHSSGLAFDAPKAMAPPGERRLYSNAGFEVLARTLREATGIAFEEYLAEAVLSPLGMTDTWIDPAAAAGPGAGGVSTAADLSRFAAELLAPKVLDPSTLAEATRTAFPGLNGVLPGFGHQRPNDWGLGFDLRDHKSPHWMGTANSPESFGHFGQSGTFLWVDPVAGAACVALTDRDFGPWAAELWPRFSDAVLTELDHRH; encoded by the coding sequence ATGGACAGCCTGCGGATGATCGAGAACTGGCCGGTGCCGACGGCAGCGGTCGCGGTGGTACGGCGCGACGGCACGCTCGCGGGCACCCGCGGACCGCAGCGGCACCCCTTCCGGCTGGCCTCCGTGACCAAGCCGCTGACCGCGTACGCGGTGCTGGTCGCGGTGCAGGAGGGGGCGCTGGAGCTGGACGACCCGGCCGGTCCGGCCGGTTCGACCGTGCGCCACCTGCTGGCGCACAGCTCCGGCCTGGCCTTCGACGCGCCCAAGGCGATGGCCCCGCCCGGGGAGCGGCGGCTGTACTCCAACGCCGGGTTCGAGGTGCTGGCGCGGACCCTGCGGGAGGCCACCGGCATCGCCTTCGAGGAGTACCTGGCCGAGGCGGTGCTCAGCCCGCTGGGGATGACGGACACCTGGATCGACCCGGCGGCGGCCGCCGGGCCCGGCGCGGGCGGCGTCTCCACCGCCGCCGACCTGTCCCGCTTCGCGGCCGAGCTGCTGGCCCCGAAGGTGCTGGACCCGTCCACCCTGGCCGAGGCGACCAGGACCGCCTTCCCCGGACTGAACGGGGTGCTGCCCGGCTTCGGCCACCAGCGTCCCAACGACTGGGGCCTCGGCTTCGACCTGCGCGACCACAAGTCCCCGCACTGGATGGGCACGGCCAACTCCCCCGAGTCCTTCGGGCACTTCGGCCAGTCCGGCACCTTCCTGTGGGTGGACCCGGTGGCGGGCGCGGCCTGCGTCGCGCTGACCGACCGCGACTTCGGGCCCTGGGCGGCCGAACTGTGGCCGCGGTTCAGCGACGCGGTGCTCACCGAGCTGGACCACCGGCACTGA
- a CDS encoding alpha/beta hydrolase, which produces MRFRRSLIAAMVSITVLAGTGAAAAGAAVSDEQIAITTPPAGTGAWLHDHSLGRAMPDPATASAAVVARFFASLSAAEQQQLVREYPLVVGNFDGAPVALRYQANQQAMRQELARQSARAADPSTSSADRATAQTRIGTLQHLLSPGHQVLAFDPRGRGLVAEVYGDLSTAQRVSVLVPGSDVDLEHFYSSSQPTREPAGMAQSLRTEEASVSPGTSTAVIAWAGYVTPVGLGADAATARLAEAAAPRLESLMAGLAVTTEPVTAPTVVCHSYGSVVCGIAGPEIHSTEGVTDMVVLGSPGMDIPDAAALGRDVRLWATARNPGDWISNVPFVDVEGLGHGADPTSSDFGSRVIASTGSYGHTGYFTPGTASLRNFADVALGRYGDVVCAGDTASGDGCLTGLQ; this is translated from the coding sequence ATGAGGTTCAGGCGCTCGCTGATAGCGGCCATGGTCTCCATCACCGTCCTGGCTGGTACCGGGGCCGCAGCAGCGGGGGCCGCCGTCTCCGACGAACAGATCGCGATCACCACTCCGCCCGCCGGTACCGGCGCCTGGCTGCACGACCACTCGCTGGGTCGCGCCATGCCGGACCCGGCCACCGCCTCGGCCGCCGTCGTCGCGCGGTTCTTCGCCTCGCTCTCGGCCGCCGAGCAGCAGCAGCTGGTCCGCGAGTACCCGCTGGTCGTCGGCAACTTCGACGGCGCGCCGGTGGCGCTGCGCTACCAGGCCAACCAGCAGGCGATGCGGCAGGAGCTGGCCCGGCAGTCGGCGCGCGCCGCCGACCCGTCCACCAGCTCCGCCGACCGGGCGACCGCCCAGACCCGGATCGGGACGCTACAGCACCTGCTCAGCCCCGGCCACCAGGTACTGGCGTTCGACCCGCGCGGGCGCGGCCTGGTGGCCGAGGTCTACGGCGACCTGTCCACCGCGCAGCGGGTGTCGGTGCTGGTGCCCGGCTCCGACGTGGACCTGGAGCACTTCTACAGCAGCTCCCAGCCGACCCGGGAACCGGCCGGGATGGCCCAGTCGCTGCGCACCGAGGAGGCCTCGGTCTCCCCCGGCACCAGCACCGCGGTCATAGCGTGGGCCGGCTACGTGACGCCGGTGGGCCTCGGCGCGGACGCCGCCACCGCCCGTCTGGCCGAGGCCGCCGCCCCGCGTCTGGAGAGCCTGATGGCGGGCCTGGCGGTGACCACCGAGCCGGTGACCGCGCCGACCGTGGTGTGCCACTCGTACGGCTCGGTGGTCTGCGGGATCGCCGGTCCGGAGATCCACTCCACCGAGGGGGTCACCGACATGGTGGTCCTCGGCAGCCCGGGGATGGACATCCCGGACGCCGCCGCGCTGGGCCGGGACGTCCGGCTGTGGGCCACCGCCCGCAACCCCGGGGACTGGATCAGCAACGTGCCGTTCGTGGACGTCGAGGGCCTGGGCCACGGCGCCGACCCGACCAGCTCGGACTTCGGCTCCCGGGTGATCGCCTCGACCGGTTCCTACGGCCACACCGGCTACTTCACCCCGGGCACCGCCAGCCTGCGCAACTTCGCCGACGTGGCCCTCGGCCGCTACGGCGACGTGGTCTGCGCCGGGGACACCGCCAGTGGCGACGGCTGCCTGACCGGCCTGCAGTAG
- a CDS encoding pirin family protein, translating into MDEQPEPALTVHRADERYRSQPGPGIETRHAFSFSGHYDPGNTHFGALLACNEESLAVGAGFGPHLHRDTEIITWVVDGALAHRDDRGHASVVRPGRIQYLSAGSGVRHTEGNVGGAQEPVRFLQFWLQPDEFGTEPRYGSRTVPDGSAVLADAGQLRRADAALHLLRAEPHRPLPPLPAAPYRYLHVLRGGLGFRTRSGPRGVGQELAPGDSLRISGDAEPYQPVAGPAGVEALLWEMHSGPRYG; encoded by the coding sequence ATGGACGAGCAGCCCGAACCCGCCCTGACGGTCCACCGCGCCGACGAGCGCTACCGCTCGCAGCCCGGGCCCGGCATCGAGACCCGGCACGCGTTCTCCTTCTCCGGCCACTACGACCCGGGCAACACCCACTTCGGCGCGCTGCTCGCCTGCAACGAGGAGAGCCTGGCGGTCGGTGCCGGGTTCGGCCCGCACCTGCACCGCGACACCGAGATCATCACCTGGGTGGTCGACGGCGCGCTCGCGCACCGGGACGACCGGGGCCACGCCAGCGTGGTGCGGCCCGGGCGGATCCAGTACCTGAGCGCGGGCAGCGGGGTACGGCACACCGAGGGCAACGTCGGCGGCGCTCAGGAGCCGGTGCGCTTCCTGCAGTTCTGGCTCCAGCCGGACGAGTTCGGCACCGAGCCGCGCTACGGCAGCCGGACCGTGCCGGACGGCTCGGCCGTGCTCGCCGACGCCGGGCAGCTGCGCCGCGCCGACGCGGCGCTGCACCTGCTGCGGGCCGAGCCGCACCGGCCGCTGCCGCCGCTCCCGGCCGCGCCCTACCGGTACCTGCACGTGCTGCGCGGCGGCCTCGGCTTCCGTACCCGCTCCGGGCCGCGCGGGGTCGGCCAGGAGCTGGCGCCCGGGGACAGCCTGCGGATCAGCGGCGACGCGGAGCCCTACCAGCCGGTGGCCGGTCCGGCCGGGGTGGAGGCACTGCTGTGGGAGATGCACTCCGGGCCGCGCTACGGCTGA
- a CDS encoding MerR family transcriptional regulator, with protein MSLAIAPPPEPGAPDDTPRYTIGEVVARTGLSADTLRWYERIGLLERPARSRSGQRRFSDRDLTWMEFLGKLRLTAMPVADMVRYAELRREGESTAAARQALLEEHREAVRQRIADLQATLLIIDHKIDAYAERQQQ; from the coding sequence ATGTCACTCGCGATAGCACCGCCGCCGGAGCCCGGCGCACCCGACGACACCCCCCGCTACACCATCGGCGAGGTCGTCGCCCGCACCGGACTGAGCGCGGACACGCTGCGCTGGTACGAGCGGATCGGCCTGCTGGAGCGCCCGGCACGGTCGCGCTCCGGCCAGCGCCGGTTCAGTGACCGCGACCTGACCTGGATGGAGTTCCTGGGCAAGCTGCGGCTCACCGCGATGCCGGTCGCCGACATGGTCCGGTACGCGGAGCTGCGGCGCGAGGGCGAGAGCACCGCCGCCGCCCGGCAGGCCCTGCTGGAGGAGCACCGCGAGGCGGTCCGGCAGCGGATCGCCGACCTCCAGGCCACCCTTCTGATCATCGACCACAAGATCGACGCGTACGCGGAGAGGCAGCAGCAATGA
- the aceE gene encoding pyruvate dehydrogenase (acetyl-transferring), homodimeric type has protein sequence MASGSDRNPIIIGGLPSQVPDFDPEETSEWLESLDAAIDERGRERARYLMLRLIERAREKRVAVPEMRSTDYINTIATKNEPFFPGNEEIERKVLNATRWNAAVMVSRAQRPGIGVGGHIATFASSASLYDVGFNYFFRGKDADGESGDQIFFQGHASPGIYARAFLLDRLTEQQLDAFRQEKSKAPYGLSSYPHPRLMPDFWEFPTVSMGLGPLGAIYQARMNRYLTDRGIKDTSDSHVYAFLGDGEMDEPESLGQLSLAARENLDNLTFVVNCNLQRLDGPVRGNGKIIQELESQFRGAGWNVIKLVWDRSWDPLLAQDRDGVLVNKLNTTPDGQFQTYATESGAYIRENFFGGDVRLRAMVENMTDQQIQHLGRGGHDHAKVYAAFKAAREHVGQPTVILAQTVKGWTLGPNFEGRNATHQMKKLTTEDLKRFRDRLHLPITDKQLDAGYPPYYHPGRDSEEIQYMHDRRSELGGYVPTRKVRPRMLELPGDDAYKTLKKGSGQQEIATTMAFVRLLKDLMRDKGIGNRFVPIAPDEYRTFGMDSLFPSAKIYNPQGQQYESVDRELLLAYKESPTGQMLHDGISEAGCTASLIAAGSSYATHGEPLIPIYVFYSMFGFQRTGDQFWQMADQLSRGFVLGATAGRTTLTGEGLQHADGHSHLLASTNPAVVAYDPAYGFEIAHIVQDGIRRMYGSSVEHPHGEDVFYYMTVYNEPMRMPAEPADVDVDGILKGLHRYAPATGGQVPAQILASGVAVPWALEAQRILAEEWNVAADVWSATSWTELRRDAIAVEEFNLLHPDEEQRVPYVTTKLAGAQGPFVAVSDWMRAVPDQISRWVPGQWQSLGADGFGFADTRGAARRFFHIDAQSVVLGVLTELAKEGKVDRTALKAAIDRYQLLDVAAAHPGAAGGDA, from the coding sequence GTGGCTTCCGGATCCGATCGCAACCCGATCATCATTGGCGGCCTGCCCAGCCAGGTCCCGGACTTCGATCCCGAGGAGACCAGCGAGTGGCTGGAATCGCTCGACGCGGCCATCGACGAGCGGGGACGCGAGCGCGCCCGCTACCTGATGCTGAGGCTGATCGAGCGCGCCCGTGAGAAGCGCGTCGCCGTGCCCGAGATGCGGAGCACGGACTACATCAACACCATCGCGACCAAGAACGAGCCGTTCTTCCCCGGCAACGAGGAGATCGAGCGCAAGGTCCTGAACGCGACCCGCTGGAACGCGGCCGTGATGGTCTCCCGGGCGCAGCGCCCGGGCATCGGCGTCGGCGGCCACATCGCCACCTTCGCCTCGTCCGCGTCGCTGTACGACGTCGGCTTCAACTACTTCTTCCGGGGCAAGGACGCCGACGGCGAGTCGGGCGACCAGATCTTCTTCCAGGGCCACGCCTCCCCCGGCATCTACGCCCGCGCCTTCCTGCTGGACCGGCTGACCGAGCAGCAGCTCGACGCCTTCCGGCAGGAGAAGTCCAAGGCCCCGTACGGCCTGTCGAGCTACCCGCACCCCCGGCTGATGCCGGACTTCTGGGAGTTCCCGACCGTCTCCATGGGCCTCGGCCCGCTGGGCGCGATCTACCAGGCGCGGATGAACCGCTACCTGACCGACCGCGGCATCAAGGACACCTCCGACTCGCACGTCTACGCCTTCCTCGGCGACGGCGAGATGGACGAGCCGGAGTCGCTGGGCCAGCTGTCCCTCGCCGCGCGCGAGAACCTGGACAACCTGACCTTCGTGGTCAACTGCAACCTGCAGCGGCTCGACGGCCCGGTGCGCGGCAACGGCAAGATCATCCAGGAGCTGGAGTCCCAGTTCCGGGGCGCCGGCTGGAACGTCATCAAGCTGGTCTGGGACCGCAGCTGGGACCCGCTGCTGGCGCAGGACCGCGACGGCGTGCTGGTGAACAAGCTGAACACCACCCCCGACGGCCAGTTCCAGACGTACGCCACCGAGTCCGGCGCGTACATCCGGGAGAACTTCTTCGGCGGCGACGTACGGTTGCGCGCCATGGTCGAGAACATGACCGACCAGCAGATCCAGCACCTGGGTCGCGGCGGCCACGACCACGCCAAGGTCTACGCGGCCTTCAAGGCGGCCCGCGAGCACGTCGGCCAGCCGACGGTGATCCTGGCCCAGACCGTCAAGGGCTGGACCCTCGGTCCGAACTTCGAGGGCCGCAACGCGACCCACCAGATGAAGAAGCTCACCACCGAGGACCTCAAGCGCTTCCGCGACCGGCTGCACCTGCCGATCACCGACAAGCAGCTGGACGCCGGCTACCCGCCCTACTACCACCCGGGCCGGGACTCCGAGGAGATCCAGTACATGCACGACCGCCGCAGCGAGCTCGGCGGTTACGTGCCGACCCGCAAGGTCCGGCCGCGCATGCTGGAGCTCCCGGGCGACGACGCCTACAAGACCCTCAAGAAGGGTTCCGGCCAGCAGGAGATCGCCACCACCATGGCGTTCGTCCGGCTGCTCAAGGACCTGATGCGGGACAAGGGGATCGGCAACCGCTTCGTGCCGATCGCCCCCGACGAGTACCGCACGTTCGGCATGGACTCGCTGTTCCCCTCGGCGAAGATCTACAACCCGCAGGGCCAGCAGTACGAGTCGGTGGACCGCGAGCTGCTGCTCGCCTACAAGGAGTCGCCGACCGGGCAGATGCTGCACGACGGCATCTCCGAGGCCGGCTGCACCGCCTCGCTGATCGCCGCCGGGTCGTCCTACGCGACCCACGGCGAGCCGCTGATCCCGATCTACGTCTTCTACTCGATGTTCGGGTTCCAGCGCACCGGCGACCAGTTCTGGCAGATGGCCGACCAGCTGTCGCGCGGCTTCGTGCTGGGCGCCACCGCCGGCCGGACCACGCTCACCGGCGAGGGCCTGCAGCACGCCGACGGCCACAGCCACCTGCTGGCCTCGACCAACCCGGCGGTCGTCGCGTACGACCCCGCGTACGGCTTCGAGATCGCGCACATCGTGCAGGACGGCATCCGGCGGATGTACGGCAGCAGTGTCGAGCACCCGCACGGCGAGGACGTCTTCTACTACATGACGGTCTACAACGAGCCGATGCGGATGCCCGCCGAGCCGGCCGACGTGGACGTCGACGGGATCCTCAAGGGCCTGCACCGGTACGCCCCGGCGACCGGCGGCCAGGTCCCGGCGCAGATCCTCGCCTCCGGCGTGGCGGTGCCGTGGGCGCTGGAGGCCCAGCGGATCCTGGCCGAGGAGTGGAACGTGGCGGCCGACGTCTGGTCCGCGACCTCCTGGACCGAGCTGCGCCGCGACGCCATCGCGGTGGAGGAGTTCAACCTGCTGCACCCGGACGAGGAGCAGCGGGTCCCGTACGTCACCACCAAGCTGGCCGGTGCGCAGGGCCCGTTCGTGGCCGTGTCGGACTGGATGCGCGCGGTGCCGGACCAGATCTCGCGCTGGGTCCCGGGCCAGTGGCAGTCGCTGGGCGCGGACGGCTTCGGCTTCGCCGACACCCGTGGCGCGGCCCGTCGCTTCTTCCACATCGACGCGCAGTCGGTGGTCCTGGGCGTGCTCACCGAGCTCGCCAAGGAGGGCAAGGTCGACCGGACGGCGCTGAAGGCGGCCATCGACCGCTACCAGCTGCTGGACGTCGCCGCGGCCCACCCGGGCGCGGCCGGCGGCGACGCCTGA
- a CDS encoding aldo/keto reductase — protein MSSNVIPTITLGTDGPLVGVQGLGCMGMSEFYGETDTAEALATLERALELGVTLFDTADIYGSGRNEELIGPFVRANRDKVVLATKFAIERREDDPQYRGIRNDPAYIRQAVDASLRRLGVDVIDLYYMHRRDPQVPLAESVGAMGELVRAGKVKHLGLSEVTGAELREAHAVHPIAALQSEWSLFSRDVEHSAVPAAAELGVAFVPYSPLGRGFLTGAFAHAGELSSNDFRQFQPRFTGDNAARNAALLAPVQKIAATHGATPAQVALAWVQQRAEVHQLAAVVSIPGTRKRTRLEENVAATALRLSPEELAQLEPIAGQVAGDRYPDMSFTSAGRE, from the coding sequence ATGAGCAGCAACGTCATCCCGACCATCACCCTCGGCACGGACGGACCCCTCGTCGGCGTCCAGGGCCTCGGCTGCATGGGCATGAGCGAGTTCTACGGCGAGACCGACACCGCCGAGGCGCTGGCCACCCTGGAGCGCGCGCTGGAGCTCGGCGTCACCCTGTTCGACACCGCCGACATCTACGGCAGCGGCCGCAACGAGGAGCTGATCGGCCCCTTCGTCCGGGCCAACCGGGACAAGGTGGTGCTGGCCACCAAGTTCGCCATCGAGCGCCGCGAGGACGACCCGCAGTACCGGGGCATCCGGAACGACCCGGCGTACATCCGCCAGGCCGTGGACGCCAGCCTGCGCCGCCTCGGCGTGGACGTGATCGACCTGTACTACATGCACCGGCGCGACCCGCAGGTGCCGCTGGCCGAGTCGGTCGGCGCCATGGGCGAGCTGGTCCGGGCCGGGAAGGTCAAGCACCTGGGCCTGTCCGAGGTGACCGGCGCGGAGCTGCGCGAGGCGCACGCGGTGCACCCGATCGCCGCGCTCCAGTCCGAGTGGTCGCTCTTCTCCCGGGACGTCGAGCACAGCGCGGTGCCCGCCGCCGCCGAGCTCGGGGTCGCCTTCGTGCCCTACTCGCCGCTCGGCCGGGGCTTCCTCACCGGCGCCTTCGCCCACGCGGGCGAGCTGTCCAGCAACGACTTCCGCCAGTTCCAGCCGCGGTTCACCGGCGACAACGCCGCCCGCAACGCGGCGCTGCTGGCCCCGGTCCAGAAGATCGCGGCGACCCACGGCGCGACCCCGGCGCAGGTCGCCCTCGCCTGGGTGCAGCAGCGCGCCGAGGTGCACCAGCTGGCGGCGGTGGTGTCGATCCCGGGCACCCGCAAGCGCACCCGGCTGGAGGAGAACGTCGCCGCCACCGCGCTGCGGCTGAGCCCGGAGGAGCTGGCCCAGCTGGAGCCGATCGCCGGCCAGGTCGCGGGCGACCGCTACCCCGACATGAGCTTCACCTCGGCCGGGCGCGAGTAA